From the Acipenser ruthenus chromosome 5, fAciRut3.2 maternal haplotype, whole genome shotgun sequence genome, the window CTTTGATGTCAGCATCTTGTTTTCATTTAGCTTGCGGCCTCCGCTTTCTGTGACAGACACAGTGAAAACAAAGTGATTGGTTTATGAAGTGTGGCCATAAAATTCATTAACAACCGAGTTTAACTCATGAAGTGCCAGTGTCCTATTTTGTgacaattgagcaccgccccctcggagctcccgtccacggtcggctgtggaatagcctggactcgaaccggcgacgtccaggctatagagcgcatcctgcactctagcgagtgcttttactggatgcgccactcgggagccattgtggcgcatttttaactggcatctatctaccttttatttttactatattgttatgatactccaattttattaacaacaaaagtctaaatgtaacgTATCAAATTACATACACAGCTTGTGTGGTTCTGTTTAAAGGAACATACATCGCTTGTATCATAGCAGTCCCTCAGTTGAAAGCACACCCTACCCCCTTTATGGGAACTAGACTCAACTTTACCTGTTGTGTTTCTGGCTCCATCTTTCCACGTGTCCGGAGTGATGACTCTGCCCAGTTTCTTTTCGCCTGATAATACGATGCAATATATTAGTACATTAATcttgttacattgttttattattcctTACTGTGATGTTGCAACGCATCATTCATATTAAAGTTTGACGTTTCTGCAAGGTCAACGGCAGTTCCTATTTAAATTCAGTGTCTCTATAGGTACAGCGTCAGACTATTAGTCCTGTAATGTGTCTATTTATGACACACTTGTGTGTCGCGATGAATGACCAAAATCACAACATTGCCCAAACATTTTTAAGATTGCAACTGCATTGATGTTCACAGACCGCACTAATCAAGAGAGCGACTAAActcaaatgcattttcagatattgTTTAATTGTAGCACGCGAAATAcgcatttatattttaatagatGGATAAATAGAAACACGACTGGATAAATTATGCTGTTTGGTGGAGGCCGACTGATAGTAAAATCAATGTCATTTATTTTGACTAACCCGaatcaaacatgtatttattttcgtACGCTGTACAGTGCTGACATACTATTGCGATATAAAAAGCGGTTCAAAAATGACTTACATTTGTCGCAGACCATCTTGCTTCTGTTAAAAGTTtggcaaaaataaaattaaacgaCAAAAGCAAATGAAGAGTCTTTAAATAATAGTGAAAAAAGGTTCGTAGTGCTGCAATGTTTTTATCTGAACTAACTTCCTGTGACTCACAAAACAGCTTCCGTTCTAAGCAGCATCGCAAATGTTGTTTCCGGAGAGCGCGTTTGAGAAACTGCGCGTCTGCGTTCGCCATCTTGGCTCCATCTATGCCTTATTTTTACAAGCTGGCGAATACTTGAGGAAGCCGAAATGGCGTCAGTTTCACAATCTTCCTCGATTGTCTTAGGCGACGTGCCTTCCACACTGCCGATTGGGTCGTTGGAACAGTTTTACAATCTGGTTGGTCGTAGTTGACCTCAATCAATACGACCCTGACTGCCTACTAACAATTGACCTTTCATTAAACTGTGGAACAGGAACGGCGGTAGCAAACTAATGGAAAGCATCGAATGGGTTATGGAGTCGCGTTAGTAGAATACAGTAGCATCATTTAATAAGCAATAAAAGAGAAGAAATTACAAAGGGAAAAATAACTGCGTAGTTAGACTTTTTCTAGAACGGTGGGattcgtgtttgtttgtttattgtgcagtACCCCAACCAAACTAGTCGTACGACATCGCTATTGAGGTATGCTcgtgaattgttttatttctgtaacgTATTATGCATATGTAGGTATTGCGATCTATAAAGTCAGCATGCTGTATGTTTTCTGCATTGATTATTTTTTACAGTGTAATACGCTTCAATGCAGTTCTTGTAAACGGTATTTATACTACAGACAGGTTTGGGGATTATAATCTAAATGTGCAGAAATGCCTGACTGCTGCCACGGGAgttttctgttttataacagTCTAGTAAGCCTAAATGTTGACTTTTCTAGTACAGTGGTTTTTTGAAAACTCTAATATGGTTAAatattttgaattattgtttcTTTCTAAACCCCTACGAGTGGTGGTCAAAGAATGGGAAGTTGCGATTTCTGTCCACTCTGCGTTAAATTGGTGACTAGAGACAGTATAAACTGTACTGGAAACAACCTTTTGGTTTTGACCAGTACAGTGTTCTACGGTCTATAAAGAACACGGTTAGTTCCCATAAGAGGAAAGAGCCTGGACTCAACCCAAAGAACAGTTTAATATCGCAAATGTTGTGATCCGGTACAGCGATCATTAACAACCTACCTGAGTTAAGTACCACCACATCAGTACACCGAAAAGGGTCTtatagctgaaacgtttgtctacgtGACCTCGTATacgttttaccttagaattctgtGTTTTGAAGTTTTGAACATTCCCGTAAAATCATTGATGTCAAGCCCAGTATTTTACTGGTTTATGctgatattttttatatatggttATAATGTACCACATGTAGCATTTAACAGAGAGATTTACAGAGAACCGAATTGTACACATTTCTTAACTACACACAGTGGCTAAATTAAAAACAGTAATGGATTTGTTTTGCTGTGTAATTGCTGGCATATTTCCATCCTAGATTTTAAAGAAGTGTCACTTCTCAATAGCACAGATGACTTCAATTGACCCAACATAGTGTCCTTTACACATTCTTGTGCCGGTTTTTAAATGTTCTATCCTCACTTTATTCCCCCCACTAATACCAGGGGGCGCTGTTAGGTTGGTCAGAGGAATTGATTCATTATTTCCCAGCAGGTAAAAGAAAAGGTCGCCATGAAGGACATCGAGATAAAGGGCATGGTCTCTGCCCACTGCATCATCGCTGTGTCCATCGTCATGGCAACGATTGTCCCTGCTGTGCTGCTGGATGACTACTCTGTGTACGGCACTCACCTGGTGTGGCTGTATATCTGCACTGCGAGCGTGGCTGCTATCAACATAGCTATCTACACACTGCTGGGGGTCAGCCCTCCAGCCAAGAAGAATACACTGAGTCACAAGGTGAGCACCTGGGACTGCACCTGCTTCCACTCTTAACTGACCCAACTGCACAGCTTTATATTGAAATCTTTATTGAAGATACATACAATAAACAGCTCCATTGTTAACTACATGTTCAAATTAACAGTGCTATGCAAGAGGCAGTTTAAAAGCATAACCTGGCCACTCCTTTACTTTGACACATAACAAGCAATAGTTCCTGTAAAATGATCCAACGGTGGTGTCTGGACTTGCATTCAGTTTTTTTGAAGGAAGGTCATTTCAGTGTTTTATCTTTACTCCGACCCTTGGGGTGGTACAGTTTATGGATCACCTGCAATACAGTATGTAAATACACTGAGCGCATATGTGTGTGGAACATTTATGGCGAATGGCTTTAGCTTTAGGAGAAAAAAAGTTTTGTTGAACTACTtttccaatattttattttttactatataTAGATTTCTTTTTCTCATTTGTTTCAGGTGACTAAAGTCTCCAAATCatgtctgtattttatgttttcctGCCTGCTTTTCCATGGGATTGTTGTCTTGTATGGAGCCCCGTTGCTTGAGTAAGTACGACTCGGGTCTGGGAGCCTTTTGTTAAACAAAGAGCTCGTCCACTTTGGATTGTCCTGCCCTTTAGTGTAGAATAAACAGTTTTTACAAAACGTTGAAAGAGGTCTGTCTGGATTCATGTTGAAAAGTGGACAAAATTAAAGAGCGAGCAGCTTTAAATGCCATTTGAATTTATTAGATTGCTGTTTTATGATGGTATCATTCTGATTGGTTCTGTTGCTCGGATATTGGAGAGTAGGTGGGGCTAgcagtgtttaaataaatcaatactgtctcattgtcacatggtttgagTAGAATGGGGAAGGCTGCTCATTCCCAGCACTtaagattctccagacaagcatAAGGCAAAGTAACGGCAGAGTGAGAGAAGAACGATAATTCGTCAGTATGGGAACAACATAGCCCAGAACCCCTCAGAATTATTTTAACATCATAAAACGCAAGGGGAATGTGAAATATAAAGAGACAGACATGGCATCTGTAGGAAATGTAGATCATGTAAATGGGTCATAAATGAAATACTACAAACCCCCAGCATCCCTTTAAATGCGCTTGTTCTTGGGGTAATTGCATGCAGAAGGATCCCTCGTGCGGACATGTGCCTTGTTTTTTCAGGTTGGCTTCGGAGAcgttttcctttgctgtcttgcTGTCCACCTTCACAACTCTGCGCTGCCTCTGTATACTGGGTCCCAATGTTCAGGCCTGGATTCGGGTGTTCAGTAGAAATGGGTATGTTCTTCTTGTACAGCTTTCAACAGGAGTGTTCGACCAAGAAGCTTCTGTACAGCACAGACTGAAAACGCTCCCATGCAGCTCAGTAAAACCCCTACTGTCCAAAACATAGGGAACAAATATTTTGCTTTCAAAATCGTCAGTCAAGGGTGGGGCATGCTTGTGCATTGCCTACATTTCCATTTCTAATTGGTATTTCCTGAATATTAAATGTAAACCCATAGAATAAATACCAGTAAAGTGtcacttttattttaaatatattgttgtgTTCGATTTTATGGGTGCTTTTCAGGTCAGCCTTGTAGACATACACCTGAAATGATTAAACATTTGTGATGGTAGGTATTCTTTAAGGGGCCATGGTTCAAAGGGAATATATATTTTGGGCAAACTACAAAACCAGTAATGGAAAATGTTATGTTGACTGTGATAAGGTCTTAAAAAGGTAGTGTATATGTGTTGCCATTGAGGTTAGTGATTTTTATGGATATCGTAATATTGACTCAAATGAAGGGCACTCTTGCTGTAGTTTGCAGCAGGGCTTTACTTTTAAGATCACTTCCCTTTATTCCTGAGGCTGTGGTGGGTAAAAAACAGCTGCACTTAGAAAAGAAACTATGCTTTACAAGAATCGCACGCCACCAGATTTCAGTATCACTACTACATATAACACTATACCAGAATAGTCAGTCTACACAATTTCTGCCACTTGCAAACCAACTCTCCCTGGTGCACAAAAACTAAAGTGCAGTAATAAGGCAAATTAATTGGTTTGATACAGTGTTGGAGCCCATTTCCTCTGGGTGTTTGGGCACATCTTTCATTCATCCAGGCAAACCTGTGTAAAAAATTAAACAGATATTCACCGATTTTTAACATGAGTAACTATCCCCAGTTGAGATGCATGGGGATATAGTGAAAGCGTCCGTCTGTTCATCTGTACGTCACACAGTTATTTTTCTATTAATAAAAGTGTTTGACTTTCATAACTTTTATATGCTGTTggtcaattctttttttttttttttttttggaacggCTGTCTATAACAGTTTCCTGAATATAAAATAACCCAATTTAttcataaaatacacacacacaaaacaaaaaaaattgtgctTTGTGAATTATAGGATGTGAATTATAGGATCCTTGTCAAGTATTTTGGTTACCATGGTTACCAAAGCAAAGATGAAccaagtgatttattttttttttctcttcaactGGGGGCAAAACACTTCACTTGTTTATTAAACAGGagccaaaaaaaatgaaaagaaatgagcTCTGAATGTTTCACTTCGTCCTTCCTCAGCAGCACTGCGTGGCAGAGCTCAGAGCAAGCTGCTTTCTAACAGTGCATGTTGACAGCTCTTAATTTATTTGCATAGCAGCTGGAATTCCTATAGAAGTGTTTCAGTAAATTGATCTGATCTTTGTATCTGTATCTGTACAAGCGAAACAGTCTGCTGAAACGCAAAAATCATTACATTTGTTTCGAGtgcttttattttcattacaaaGTAAGTGTTCTTGTTCCATGCTACATTTGAGtcgtattgtttttattttatttatttatttatttatgtatgtatgtatttatgctGAGGAATCTACTTTGCAACAGCGCAGGTTATAGTAtcatacttggcttgattcatgggtttgcagtaTTCCTGAATTTccaaaaaatgatttccattacatgagaataggtgttaaaacttcatgctgatgtTGGACTCAGCTTTTGCCAAgttaagcaccaactaagacttagctttttttttttactgtaaactaatgtgatccatctgagtttccttccatctgatgatgtagatatccttctgcctggtgttgatagctgaagtgtaatgctggctccaggaatcagcctattttgcctccctggcgcatcagcacacacaacagcggcaatgctggctccagggatcaaccactgtTCGGCCTcactagcgcatcagcatgacaactgtctggattgagctgagtagggtacttctctggggtcttcaagtgggcaccttccgtccttggtgtttcgtcgactagtccacgacaccttaagagggctcgattagtgattctggcgtcccagcatcaccccccctctgtcccccactcacctaagcccagcttacttaccagCTCCTTTACatcgacatttttttttcttctactgtgcaaaccttggtgcacttaaactcctcggttagagctgagactggcagctgcagtatccctttaccatacagccccactctgctgaggcagtgtggaactcctaaccatttcttgacatatgaactgattaatgctTCCAGCTTTTCTACTGTTGTCGAgcaaacctcatacacagtgagtggccacagaagtcttggcagtagaccaaactgaaagcaccagagttttagtttgcctgatAAAGCGCtactgtctatgctcttcaacccttgcactgcttgttgtctcacttctcggacacaaactgtgtcctttaggtccccatcataccatctcccaagacttttcacaggcttctcagacactgttggtattgcctcaccatttaATTTAGAACCTCTTATCTAGTACTTTACATTTCactatagagatgctccttgacttagtgggctttaattgcatttgtgcccattccaTGTtcttgattagtttgcccaataaccgattagtgcaggctactgttgtagtcgtGATTGTTATGtaatccatgtatgctctattttccattgccatagtaaaagccagtggagaagtggtgcatcctgccattattccaattacTATACCTTGCTATGTAGTGGTGAATTcagaagttgaaaaacaaaattgcaaatttccgaagtaggctttcacaaagtttgttattgtcatcggtacactaaaaaatcaaatgctgcccaaagaagttcatgtggcactgaaccatatgcattagctaaatccaagAATGTCACATGGAggtccttcctctcctttttagctgtttgaatttgctacCACATCACACTGATGTTCTCTAAGCACCCTGAGAAACTTGGAATACCAGCTtcctgtactgaagtgtcaatgaagtagttcttcaataggtaagctgacaatctctgagcaacaatgctgaagaaaattttgccttccaggtttaacagggaaatagggtgaaactgaccgATACTCATAGACTCTTTTTCTTTGAGTATATGACAccacctgctcggcaccatgctcttggtacaacctgtttttcccatgctaccTTCATCGATTAccacaggattcatagaacaccaggggcactcttgtacactctgtacggaactctgTTAGGCCCAGGAGATCacgcccttgcctttttcacagcttgctctacttctttccaatgcgcagtcctccatttggtgttctggtggattgatagttGTGATGTGtgatgtctgaaggaatcgacGTAGGcacctgcctttttgaatctgtgtgtgtttcctcaacatatctctccagctcagtcttagttgcttttagtgtgccatttttctccccGGTGAATAACTtatttgcaaatttgaatgggtctttataaaagttagttctcgcacgctccttctttttgcagtgtttccgtaggtgctcagctctgcgcaatgttgcaaagCTTAACTTTTGTGACCCTTTATAATAGATTGAGTGCCTCTTTCTAACTTTGTTCTGCTGTCCTCCATTGCTGCCTCCTTTCCCTAACTAAGCGCTCAATCTCCTAACTGCCGTCTAGGCTTTataggaatagtttgtactttctcctttcttttttcaacaccaaacctctcgcttccatatgcgtagatggtatccccaaatttatccatcTTCTTTTTAACTGTCCcacctaacctttccaacgcaaaacagagatccgtgtttactgtgtcccacgcagttttcacAGAAGTTCTTATCCATTTAACTCCAatcttgtgcccgttgaggttcttttctctcttacgctggctcatctgaccgggttcacaaggatcatcagggtcatcactagttgtgtttatgaAAGTCCTCCTCTCACCTATGACAGGGGcactgatatcctgcgaactgtggtttgcttcctgttgctggatttcattcaactgacttgactgactttgtaaaaAGTATtgatcaatgtgaggcccttgtcccttctaaGAGTACTAtgtcgaaactgacgggtttaatttgttgttgttgtctgtagcataagaactactagaaagtgtattttgagaagtaaAAGCATGTTCATcatgcaggtggtacagcagactagatgcacttctgtgatattggaactcactttgacaggagatacaagtaaccctctttctatccaatgaaccgtcacagttttttttaaattaaatgtcacATTCACAaatccttcagtttgagtgctttgctacataatgcggttcagtgactaattttatattcaaatgatGACAACACTCATTCAATGCTGGCATGCACTCGAGAGTATTGATgccgcaggaaatgaattacggtatgctaagagggaaGACAGAGGAGTGCGATTTATCGTGcagtaaaaaaatgtatgtaagaaaaaaatgtacgtgttaatcgcagaagttaactgcaattaattgacagctgttagttaagcctccaaatagcaagtgattaattgggcacacaaaatataattgttcaatcaaatattgtaataattgtactctGTGCCGCCCACAGAAATTTTCGCAAGGTAGGGTGTTCAGTACAGTTTCGtttataaacttaaataatgttaggAAGTATAcgttacaaaaatataattattgaaTCGATGATCCAGTATTTATATCCTTGTAtgtaatgaggaatggaattgataaaaaaaaaaaaaaaatcgattttttctattaatatatatatatatatatatatatatatatatatatatatatatatatatatatatattagggctgttccaatcaatcaactaaagagttgatcacaggttaattttttttacaatttagtcATGCATTAAAAGTTCATTCTGGATAGAGAGTGAAATGCATGCTGCTATTTAGGGAAGTGCTGATTTGAaatgcgctctctctctcctcggaAGTGGTAGGATACTGGTTTTAAGCTTGTATAAAAAGGGGTTCAGGTTGTGTAAAAATTGtaattgttgttttgttcaaGGTTTGCTGATAGTGTGCTATGGATGTACATACAtatttggaactggaatgttTATCTGCGTTGAttttaggggtgcaccgataatcaGTAGACTATCGGCATGGCACCGATataagggaaaaaaacacaagtaaacgatatctgttcattttttaacatttataattataaaagtttaaatataggacctatgtcttgttctagcagtttacaatagcttacctgcatCTATTATATCAGTATCCTATCGGTATCGGCCTATATGGGTAGCTAATCATCGGCTATCTGTATCGGCCAAGAAAACCTTTATCGATGCACCCCTAgttgatttaaatgattgccaaacAGCCACTATACGattgttacatttatttaaaaatctgcACGGATTAATCTGCCGACCTAATGCTCATAAATTATTTTCTGAAAATgttgaatcgagtgacagccctaatatatatactAAATGTAGTAATTTCTGTCTAAAAACAATGAATATAATCGAGTTTGACATTTTTAATCCCtgttttgttaaaacaaacaacCGTTTTATCCATAACCAACATGTTTTATAGTTGTACCCCTTTGGAATGCATTTTAAATACGCTGTAGTTAATTATGCCTATGACAGCATACAATGCTGTTTTTCAAGTGTCCTAATTCAGATTTAACCCTAGAGTAAGTAGTGACCACATAACCACCTATGAACACTGCAAAGTCGTATTTGGTATTGCTTTGCTTTGGCTTTCACAGTCTTCTTTGGCTCCACTGTATTATGTGCAGTTGCTGTACGCTGATGAGCACAGGAGTCctctctctcagctgcagggAGACTGCAGTGTTGCAGAACAGTGCCACTGCagactgaaaacaaacaagggcATCACTCAAACCTGATACTTTCAAATATTTAGAAACGGCACAGAAAAATACTGCACAAGATTGCACTGATTGGGACTGAGTTTTAGTTTAAGTTAAATCCCTTggcagcactgtacagtacagtatgagtTTCTCAAGCACCTTTGAGACATCCCAGGAAACTGAAAATAGTAACGTACTGTACCAGAGCAATCCTAAGTAGGTCAGATTCCCAAGTATCTCCTGGAAGCAGAACCTCTCTGAGGTTCTGGGATAATAAGCATGACAATCTCAGTCTCCTTGCTGAGCTTCAAGTTGCAGTGTGAGATGAGTGTGACCTGATCACAAACCGTTGACACTTGTATAtacatacactgtactgtacactggTCACGTTTCTGGCTACGTTTCTCAGAGCTGTATAATTCCCGGGATCACAATATGGAGATTCCAGTCCATTCATCTTTATGTACATGTTGCGTAAGCTACATGTGCATGCACACTTTGTCTTGAGAGTGATTCAGTTGTTTTCTATAGAAGACTTTTATTTTTATCAGCCTCCatatgcatgaaagggttaattgtCTATTTGAAATCATGGCAGTGGATGTATGTTTCTATGTTGATAAAGCAAtgccttaatgtttttttttaataaaagtttcTATTAAGGCTGTCTTAATTTGTTAAATAAGATTTAGTATTTCTTAAGCCTTTTCAAATGTTTCATTGGAGTGTTTAGAGTTTAATCTTGAGTTTCACTCTCACTtaccttaaaaaacaaaatgtcccAAAAAGTAAGATGAAAAATAACAATGGCCTTGTTCCATCAAAGCGGTTTACTCCAGGGTGCAATGTAGGCAACAAGCAAGGTGAACTTCAGTTTCTTCTTACTAAACTTCGCTGTTTCTCactagatttgtttttatttgttttgttttcttatagCACAGATGGCACAAACAGAGCACTGT encodes:
- the LOC117402911 gene encoding phosphatidylinositol-glycan biosynthesis class F protein, translating into MKDIEIKGMVSAHCIIAVSIVMATIVPAVLLDDYSVYGTHLVWLYICTASVAAINIAIYTLLGVSPPAKKNTLSHKVTKVSKSCLYFMFSCLLFHGIVVLYGAPLLELASETFSFAVLLSTFTTLRCLCILGPNVQAWIRVFSRNGAMSIWDTSLQITTASSVIGAWLGAFPIPLDWERPWQVWPISCTLGATLGFVAGLFIAPIWIHWHRKQLTYKSK